One Cryptomeria japonica chromosome 9, Sugi_1.0, whole genome shotgun sequence genomic window carries:
- the LOC131858417 gene encoding protein MAIN-LIKE 2-like: MIRCCLLDVQWSVDILMSRERYLRVLRLREEISDAERAHVDAIGLGYVVWMPHIRSHMTMLTTLIERWRSETSTFHLPIDEMTVTPEDVYQIMRLPIRGVWRIARRIEQVEVVRLLTGGEFPLHWRMLSLEHAATQAPPDRLIYIYICALVISYIILDRGKRPIVLGMIPVVVEAVDSNERPMAWGTLVLMELYTELHEIVHHPGRGLKIFTLLQVWAWEHIVVT, translated from the coding sequence ATGATAAGGTGTTGTTTGCTTGACGTGCAGTGGAGTGTGGACATTCTTATGAGCCGCGAGAGATATCTCAGGGTACTGAGGCTCAGAGAGGAGATAAGTGATGCAGAGCGGGCACACGTCGATGCGATAGGGCTGGGCTATGTGGTGTGGATGCCACACATTCGGTCACATATGACGATGCTAACAACATTGATAGAGCGATGGAGGAGCGAGACCTCTACCTTCCACTTGCCTATAGATGAGATGACTGTGACTCCTGAAGACGTATATCAGATCATGAGACTGCCGATACGAGGAGTTTGGCGTATTGCGAGGAGGATCGAGCAGGTGGAGGTCGTCAGACTCCTAACTGGAGGAGAGTTTCCCTTGCATTGGAGGATGCTATCACTGGAGCATGCGGCGACACAAGCACCGCCAGATAGATTGATATACATCTATATCTGTGCACTTGTTATTAGCTACATCATTCTAGATCGTGGCAAGAGGCCTATCGTACTGGGGATGATCCCAGTGGTTGTAGAGGCAGTGGATAGCAACGAGAGACCTATGGCTTGGGGTACCTTGGTTCTGATGGAGCTATACACAGAGCTCCATGAGATTGTACATCATCCGGGAAGGGGATTAAAAATTTTCACACtcttacaggtatgggcatgggagcatattgttGTCACGTGA